A window from Hemicordylus capensis ecotype Gifberg chromosome 2, rHemCap1.1.pri, whole genome shotgun sequence encodes these proteins:
- the GMPPB gene encoding mannose-1-phosphate guanyltransferase beta isoform X2: MKALILVGGYGTRLRPLTLSIPKPLVEFCNKPILLHQVEALVKAGVNHVILAVSYMSELLEKEMKEQEQRLGIRISLSHEKEPLGTAGPLALARDLLTENSEPFFVLNSDVICDFPFTDMMRFHGHHGKEGTIVVTKVEEPSKYGVVVCEADTGRIHRFVEKPQVFVSNRINAGMYILNPSVLERIQLRPTSIEKEIFPVMAEQGQLYAMELQGFWMDIGQPKDFLTGMCMYLQSLRLKQPERLHSGPGFVGNVLVDPTAKIGSNCSIGPNVTIGAGVVVEDGVRIKRCTVLKGSRIRSYSWLESCIVGWSSSVGQWVRMENVTVLGEDVIVNDELYLNGANVLPHKSIAESVPEPRIIM, translated from the exons ATGAAGGCGTTGATCCTGGTGGGCGGCTATGGCACACGGCTGCGGCCGCTGACCCTCAGCATCCCCAAGCCGCTGGTGGAATTCTGTAACAAGCCCATCTTGCTGCACCAGGTGGAGGCCTTGGTGAAG GCAGGTGTAAACCATGTGATCCTTGCTGTCAGCTATATGTCAGAATTGCTGGAGAAGGAAATGAAGGAACAAGAACAACGG TTGGGAATTCGCATTTCTCTGTCGCATGAGAAGGAACCATTGGGTACAG CTGGCCCTCTGGCACTAGCCCGGGATCTATTGACTGAGAATTCAGAACCTTTCTTCGTGCTCAACAGCGATGTGATCTGTGACTTCCCTTTCACAGACATGATGCGCTTCCATGGGCATCATGGAAAAGAGGGCACTATTGTG GTGACAAAAGTAGAAGAGCCCTCTAAATATGGTGTAGTGGTGTGTGAGGCAGATACTGGGCGCATACACCGCTTTGTGGAGAAACCCCAGGTTTTTGTATCTAACAGGATCAATGCCGGCATGTACATCTTAAACCCAAGTGTGCTTGAGAGGATCCAG CTGCGGCCTACCTCTATTGAGAAGGAGATCTTCCCAGTGATGGCAGAACAAGGACAACTCTATGCCATGGAACTACAGG GATTTTGGATGGACATTGGACAACCCAAAGACTTTCTGACTGGCATGTGCATGTATCTGCAATCTCTGCGGCTGAAGCAGCCTGAGAGGCTGCACTCAGGACCAGGTTTTGTGGGGAACGTATTGGTG GATCCAACTGCCAAGATTGGCTCCAACTGCAGTATTGGTCCCAATGTCACTATTGGGGCAGGTGTTGTGGTAGAGGATGGGGTTCGGATCAAGCGTTGCACAGTCCTGAAAGGGTCGCGTATCCGTTCTTATTCCTGGCTTGAGTCCTGCATTGTTGGCTGGAGCTCCTCTGTAGGCCAGTGG GTCCGGATGGAGAATGTGACAGTGCTGGGTGAGGATGTCATTGTGAATGATGAACTCTACCTCAATGGTGCCAATGTGCTGCCTCACAAGTCTATTGCTGAGTCAGTACCAGAGCCACGCATCATCATGTAG
- the GMPPB gene encoding mannose-1-phosphate guanyltransferase beta isoform X1, protein MLGHVRCTDWSSRSNGNLTGMSWSLVPSTPGGEEPLGWAGPGAAGEEAVCGRVAGCAGIRETVLGPEAEVATKAALEARMKALILVGGYGTRLRPLTLSIPKPLVEFCNKPILLHQVEALVKAGVNHVILAVSYMSELLEKEMKEQEQRLGIRISLSHEKEPLGTAGPLALARDLLTENSEPFFVLNSDVICDFPFTDMMRFHGHHGKEGTIVVTKVEEPSKYGVVVCEADTGRIHRFVEKPQVFVSNRINAGMYILNPSVLERIQLRPTSIEKEIFPVMAEQGQLYAMELQGFWMDIGQPKDFLTGMCMYLQSLRLKQPERLHSGPGFVGNVLVDPTAKIGSNCSIGPNVTIGAGVVVEDGVRIKRCTVLKGSRIRSYSWLESCIVGWSSSVGQWVRMENVTVLGEDVIVNDELYLNGANVLPHKSIAESVPEPRIIM, encoded by the exons ATGTTAGGACACGTCAGATGTACTGATTGGTCGAGTCGTTCGAACGGGAACTTGACGGGGATGTCGTGGAGCCTCGTTCCTTCTACCCCGGGAGGGGAGGAGcctctgggctgggctgggccgggAGCGGCAGGTGAAGAAGCTGTCTGTGGGAGAGTGGCTGGCTGCGCTGGCATTCGCGAGACGGTGCTTGGCCCCGAGGCGGAGGTGGCGACGAAGGCGGCCCTAGAG GCAAGGATGAAGGCGTTGATCCTGGTGGGCGGCTATGGCACACGGCTGCGGCCGCTGACCCTCAGCATCCCCAAGCCGCTGGTGGAATTCTGTAACAAGCCCATCTTGCTGCACCAGGTGGAGGCCTTGGTGAAG GCAGGTGTAAACCATGTGATCCTTGCTGTCAGCTATATGTCAGAATTGCTGGAGAAGGAAATGAAGGAACAAGAACAACGG TTGGGAATTCGCATTTCTCTGTCGCATGAGAAGGAACCATTGGGTACAG CTGGCCCTCTGGCACTAGCCCGGGATCTATTGACTGAGAATTCAGAACCTTTCTTCGTGCTCAACAGCGATGTGATCTGTGACTTCCCTTTCACAGACATGATGCGCTTCCATGGGCATCATGGAAAAGAGGGCACTATTGTG GTGACAAAAGTAGAAGAGCCCTCTAAATATGGTGTAGTGGTGTGTGAGGCAGATACTGGGCGCATACACCGCTTTGTGGAGAAACCCCAGGTTTTTGTATCTAACAGGATCAATGCCGGCATGTACATCTTAAACCCAAGTGTGCTTGAGAGGATCCAG CTGCGGCCTACCTCTATTGAGAAGGAGATCTTCCCAGTGATGGCAGAACAAGGACAACTCTATGCCATGGAACTACAGG GATTTTGGATGGACATTGGACAACCCAAAGACTTTCTGACTGGCATGTGCATGTATCTGCAATCTCTGCGGCTGAAGCAGCCTGAGAGGCTGCACTCAGGACCAGGTTTTGTGGGGAACGTATTGGTG GATCCAACTGCCAAGATTGGCTCCAACTGCAGTATTGGTCCCAATGTCACTATTGGGGCAGGTGTTGTGGTAGAGGATGGGGTTCGGATCAAGCGTTGCACAGTCCTGAAAGGGTCGCGTATCCGTTCTTATTCCTGGCTTGAGTCCTGCATTGTTGGCTGGAGCTCCTCTGTAGGCCAGTGG GTCCGGATGGAGAATGTGACAGTGCTGGGTGAGGATGTCATTGTGAATGATGAACTCTACCTCAATGGTGCCAATGTGCTGCCTCACAAGTCTATTGCTGAGTCAGTACCAGAGCCACGCATCATCATGTAG